The Spirochaetota bacterium genome contains the following window.
CGGTAACTCCGCTGAAAGCAGAACTCGTGACATCGTTGAACGGGAGAAAAGACCTAAATCGCCGCGTCAGCGGCAAACCTTATTAGCCCGCTTGTTTGAGCCGAGTCCGGCGATAGCCGGCGAGGCGAGTTCGGGCGTTAGGCCCTCCGCCGCTTGAGGAGCGGGGAGAGTGGGAGCCACGAGGGAGAGAGGCCACGCAGGCCTTTCTCCCTCGTGAAAGCATACACTGCCAGTGTGTAACGGGAATATGCCGTGAGGCGTCCCGCGCAACGCGTGAGGGGCCGGCTAAAGGCGCGACCTCCTGTCGCAACGCCGGCATTAGTACATCCTGTACGTCATGCGCAGGGGCAGTCGCGGCAGCCGTTAGCCGCGACCGGAGCGAAGCGCAGCCCGCAGCAGCCCGACCCGAGCGACGGGAGTAGAGCGAGATGAGCATGAGCGCATGTGCGATGCAACTGCATGACGCTGCAATCGTCGCGAGGGGCACGCCCGCCACGGGCACCTACAAAGCCGCCTTCGACGAACAGATGAAAACCTACGCCGACCGCATGGAGACGATGCAGACCGCGCGATCCACCAGGCCCGCCGCGCGGGGCACGCCCGGATGGACCGTGGCCGGCAGAAAATGTACTTGCGGAAAATCGCCATGTTTTCAACTATTTGTACCAGCACTTGTCGATAAATATCATCCAGCGAAAGGGGTAATCGATATGACCATGAACGTAGGGCCCGCGGACAAATATATCCGGATTCTCGTGGGCATCGGACTGCTGCTTCAGATAATCATTCTCTCGCCCGGCTGGCTGGGCACGCTCGCACTCCTCGTGGCCGGCGGCGCAATGTTCTTCACCGCGATCGGCGGATTCTGCTGGCCGTACAAGTTGCTCAGGATTACCAGTTGCGCGGCCCCCAAGGCCCCGGACGCGGGCACCCAGGCGCACGGTCACTAAACCGTTCCCGGCACATGGACGCGACGACGCACATAAAGGCAGGCGCGCGACCTGCCTTTATTATTTTTCCCGGAAAAAATCGCACGGCAAACCCGCGTATTTTTCCGGGAAGGCCCGCCCCGGAAGCCCCTGATTCCGCCCGCCGGGATTTTCGGGCGCCGATACTACCATAGGCCACACGATGAACCCGCCCCGTACGCCCCGGAAACGCCTGGCCGTAAACACGAACACGCTTGTCTTTAAAAGCCGGGGCGCCCCCTGCGAGGCGACGCTCTATACGCCCGCCGATACGAACCCGCCCGTCATCGTAATGGCACACGGACTTGGCGCCGAGCGCTCGTTCGGCCTTGCCGCCTACGCCGGGCGTTTCGCCGCGGCGGGGTTCGCCGTCCTCGTGTTCGATTACCGGAATTTCGGCGGGAGCGCGGGGAAGCCGCGCAACCTGATTAACCCGTGGCGCCACGTGGAGGATTACGGCGCGGCCATCGCCTGCGCCCGCTCGCTTCCGGGCGTCGATGCCTCCCGGATCGCGCTCTGGGGTACCTCGTTCAGCGGGGGCCACGTGATCGAGGCGGCCGTGCGCGACGGGAATATCGCTGCCATCGTCGCGCAGATTCCCTTCGTTGACGGTCGCGCCACCATGCGCATGTTCTCCGCTGGATTCATCGCGCGCAGCCTCCTGCACGGCCTGCGCGATCTCGGCGCGGCCGCGGCGCTCAGGGCCCCGCATACGGTCCCCATCGTGGGGGGCCCCGGCTGCTTCGCCCTCATGAACACACCCGAGTCCCTGCCCGGCTATACGAGCCTCCTCCCGGCCGATTCCCGCTGGCGGAACGAGGCTCCCGCGCGAATCATGCTCCAGGTTCCCTTTTACCGTCCCGTGCGCCGCGCCCGCAGGCTCGCGTGTCCCGCGCTCGTAATCTGCGCGCGCCGTGATTCCCTTATCCCGGCCTCCGCCGTGGAAAAGGCCGCCGCCCGCATGCCGCGCGGCGAGTTCGCGGCGCTCGACTGCGGGCACTTCGACGTCTACCGCGGCAGGCTTTTCGCGAAAACTATCAGGATGGAGATCGACTTTTTCCTGCGGCACCTGTGCGCGGGAACGCGCGGTGCGGAAGGGGTCCGATAACGCTCTATGGCGGGTATACTCATTCTTGGAAACGGCGGCGCGGTCAACGACGGCCTGCCATATAACGCCTTCCTCGTGGACGGAACCGCGCTGGTCGAGGCGCCGCCGGACGTGATGCTTTCGCTTCACCGGGAAGGCATCGCGCCCCCCGCCATTGAAGACATCTACATCTCGCATCTTCACGGCGACCACTGCTTCGGCTTCCCCTTCCTGGCGCTGGGGCTTTTTTTTCAAAGCGTACGCGACGGGGACACGCGGCGACGCTCGGTCTTCGTCCCGGGGGGCGGACGGGACTACCTGCTCGCGCTCACGGAGATGGCGCTCGGCACGGCGCACCCGTGCATCGACTGGATTCGGGCGCGAATCATGTGGACCGATATATCGGTCACGAACCCCATACTCCTCGCGGGCCGTGAGACGCGCCTGTACCGCATGGAGCATTTCGTCGAGGCCTACGGCTTTACGATGCACGAGGGCGCATCCTGCCCGCTCGCCTACTCCGCCGATACGCTCTGGTGCGAAAGCATGGAGAGGATCATAGCGTGCGGACCGGAAATCTTCATCGTCGACCTGAACGGCGAGCCCGGCGACCCGGTCGCCGTGCATCTTTCGGAGGCGGAGCTCGTCGAAAAGGGCGTGCCCCTCGCGCGCGCCGGAACCCGGTTCCATGGAACCCACCTCAAACGGAATAAAAGCTCCGCCCACCCGGCGCTCTCCTATGTGCGTGCCGGCCAGTCGATTGTCACCTGAAACACGCGCCGCGGAAATAATTTGACTTTAGCCCCTAAAATTGGCACACTTTAATATTGGGGACCTCCATCGCGTGCTAACGCTTGAATTTTGTCCTTTCGGCATTATTTTTTTTGTTTGACAGCAAAAGTGTAGTACATTAATATCATCTGAAATACTTAAATATCTGCCCCGGAGGACGTATGGATCCCTCAAAGGAACTCGAACTTATTAAAAAGCAGGTGGAAGAAATAAAGGAAGGCTCGCAAAACAAGCTCTCCATGGTCGTATTCAGCGGCGACCTGGACAAGCTCCTGGCCGCATTCATCATTGCCACCGGCGCGGTCGCGATGGGCATGGAGGTAGTGATGTTCTTCACGTTCTGGGCGACCCCCGCGCTCCGTGATAAAAAGAAGAAGGCGAAGGGCAAGGACATCTTCGGAAAGATGTTCGGCTTCATGCTCCCCAAGGGAACCGGCAAGGTCAAGCTCGGGAAGATGCACATGGCCGGGATGGGCACCGGCATGATGAAATACCTCATGAAGAAGAAGAACGTGGCGTCCCTGGACGAGATGGTGTCGCTCGCCGCCGAGCTCGGGGTGAAAGTGTTCATATGCGAGATGTCCATGAGCC
Protein-coding sequences here:
- a CDS encoding NADH dehydrogenase FAD-containing subunit, producing the protein MDPSKELELIKKQVEEIKEGSQNKLSMVVFSGDLDKLLAAFIIATGAVAMGMEVVMFFTFWATPALRDKKKKAKGKDIFGKMFGFMLPKGTGKVKLGKMHMAGMGTGMMKYLMKKKNVASLDEMVSLAAELGVKVFICEMSMSLMGFKPEEMIDYPGVEFVGVASFLAEAGNSKIQLFI
- a CDS encoding DUF2892 domain-containing protein → MSMSACAMQLHDAAIVARGTPATGTYKAAFDEQMKTYADRMETMQTARSTRPAARGTPGWTVAGRKCTCGKSPCFQLFVPALVDKYHPAKGVIDMTMNVGPADKYIRILVGIGLLLQIIILSPGWLGTLALLVAGGAMFFTAIGGFCWPYKLLRITSCAAPKAPDAGTQAHGH
- a CDS encoding alpha/beta hydrolase, with product MNPPRTPRKRLAVNTNTLVFKSRGAPCEATLYTPADTNPPVIVMAHGLGAERSFGLAAYAGRFAAAGFAVLVFDYRNFGGSAGKPRNLINPWRHVEDYGAAIACARSLPGVDASRIALWGTSFSGGHVIEAAVRDGNIAAIVAQIPFVDGRATMRMFSAGFIARSLLHGLRDLGAAAALRAPHTVPIVGGPGCFALMNTPESLPGYTSLLPADSRWRNEAPARIMLQVPFYRPVRRARRLACPALVICARRDSLIPASAVEKAAARMPRGEFAALDCGHFDVYRGRLFAKTIRMEIDFFLRHLCAGTRGAEGVR